In one window of Marispirochaeta aestuarii DNA:
- a CDS encoding chitobiase/beta-hexosaminidase C-terminal domain-containing protein, with translation MNGIKRTGKTGTAGYFVLIMLVLTLLSACADTGATGGDTGGLAASAAPYIMPEPGVHYLVSGSSLTVSIESPSRDAEIFFTLDGTEPAENSTRYVSPFLVDSSIVVRAVALEDGKRESPAAHATFVILETSQTSAPPLISPAGGLRHNPTSISISSATVDAKIYYTTDGSLPHGGSTLYEGPFTIDAPVQNVRAVAIKAGEERSLSSASFSFSASMPEILRRGQWEGYWDRSGSGSIPDGGIFAAAYYEAPARGTSLTAGSATGGAEIRFTVDGSIPEESSLLYNGRMMVWWDGNPGNLRIGGNLVTGPITSSTGMKIRVFREGYEPSPVHTMGFTTAAPTPAPY, from the coding sequence ATGAACGGGATAAAACGCACCGGAAAAACAGGAACAGCCGGGTATTTCGTTTTGATTATGCTGGTTTTAACACTTCTCAGCGCCTGTGCCGATACTGGTGCGACCGGCGGGGACACAGGGGGACTCGCTGCTTCAGCAGCGCCGTATATCATGCCCGAACCTGGGGTTCACTATCTTGTTTCCGGCAGCTCCCTTACGGTGAGTATTGAATCGCCGTCCCGGGATGCCGAAATCTTCTTTACCCTGGATGGTACGGAACCTGCGGAAAACTCGACGCGCTACGTAAGCCCCTTCCTCGTAGACAGTTCCATCGTCGTGCGTGCTGTGGCCCTGGAAGACGGCAAGAGGGAGAGCCCGGCCGCCCATGCCACCTTCGTCATTCTGGAGACAAGCCAGACCAGCGCCCCGCCTCTAATAAGCCCGGCGGGAGGCCTTCGTCACAACCCCACATCCATAAGCATAAGCAGTGCGACTGTGGACGCCAAGATTTACTATACCACCGACGGAAGCCTGCCTCATGGTGGATCCACTCTATATGAAGGACCATTTACCATCGATGCCCCGGTGCAGAATGTCCGGGCCGTGGCGATCAAAGCGGGGGAGGAGCGCAGTTTATCCTCTGCAAGTTTCAGCTTTTCAGCCTCGATGCCGGAGATCCTCCGCAGAGGACAGTGGGAAGGATACTGGGATCGATCGGGAAGCGGTTCCATACCCGACGGAGGTATTTTCGCCGCTGCATATTATGAAGCTCCGGCCCGGGGTACCTCCCTGACGGCGGGCAGTGCCACCGGAGGTGCCGAGATTCGTTTCACAGTCGACGGAAGTATCCCGGAGGAATCCTCCCTTCTTTATAACGGTCGCATGATGGTGTGGTGGGACGGCAATCCGGGAAACCTGCGGATCGGAGGAAATCTTGTTACCGGGCCGATTACCTCGAGCACTGGGATGAAGATACGCGTTTTCCGGGAAGGCTATGAGCCGAGTCCGGTACATACCATGGGATTCACCACAGCGGCCCCCACACCGGCCCCGTACTAA
- a CDS encoding NAD(P) transhydrogenase subunit alpha, with protein MDIRLVFILVLATFLGFELISKVPSQLHTPLMSGSNAISGITIVGALLSLVGSFSVEGNVTRIILGTLAVTFATINVVGGYLVTDRMLRMFVKKEKK; from the coding sequence ATGGATATACGTCTTGTTTTTATTCTCGTACTGGCGACCTTTCTCGGCTTCGAGCTCATCTCCAAGGTTCCGTCCCAGCTGCACACCCCTCTGATGTCAGGATCCAATGCCATCTCCGGCATCACCATCGTCGGGGCCCTCCTGAGCCTGGTGGGAAGCTTCAGCGTCGAAGGCAACGTAACGCGCATCATTCTCGGGACCCTGGCGGTCACCTTCGCGACAATCAATGTCGTCGGGGGCTACCTGGTAACCGACCGCATGCTGCGGATGTTCGTTAAAAAGGAGAAAAAGTGA
- a CDS encoding NAD(P)(+) transhydrogenase (Re/Si-specific) subunit beta: protein MPSLSPDLQNLLYIIASVLFVFGIKMLGKPESARSGNAVSALGMLIAIITALLSEQILHWQWILVGLAAGSIIGALAARLVAMTAMPEMVALFNGFGGIASLLVGWAEFQKIYSAGELMSASYYQVFIILLTVLIGGVTFSGSLIAWGKLSGTVPSRPILYRGQRIVNGILVLLIIGFITFLTGRLDLTGLENYTHFLFIAALALLFGVLFVIPIGGGDMPVVISLLNSYSGMAACAAGFVINNNVLIVSGALVGSSGIILTTIMCKAMNRSLTNVLFSGFGSVSTSTQGEGFQGEAKAISVDDAYYVLEAAKNILIVPGYGMAVAQAQHAVQELATLLEKNDAEVNFAIHPVAGRMPGHMNVLLAEANVPYEKLKEMDDVNPQIENVDVAVVIGANDVVNPAARTVESSPIYGMPVINVDKARTVIVLKRSLNPGFAGIDNPLFFNENTRMLFGDAKATVQGLVAEFKN, encoded by the coding sequence ATGCCCAGCCTGTCACCGGACCTTCAGAACCTGCTGTATATAATAGCTTCGGTATTATTCGTTTTCGGCATCAAAATGCTGGGAAAACCGGAAAGTGCCCGCAGCGGAAACGCTGTATCCGCCCTGGGTATGCTTATTGCCATTATCACGGCCCTTTTGAGCGAACAGATTCTCCACTGGCAGTGGATCCTTGTCGGGCTGGCTGCGGGAAGCATAATCGGTGCCCTTGCGGCCCGGCTGGTCGCCATGACAGCCATGCCGGAGATGGTCGCCCTCTTCAACGGTTTCGGAGGTATCGCGAGCCTTCTGGTCGGCTGGGCGGAGTTTCAGAAAATCTACAGTGCCGGGGAACTGATGAGCGCCTCCTACTACCAGGTTTTTATTATCCTGCTCACTGTCCTTATCGGCGGAGTTACCTTTTCCGGTTCCCTGATCGCCTGGGGCAAGCTTTCCGGCACAGTTCCTTCCCGGCCGATTCTCTACCGGGGACAGCGGATCGTTAACGGTATCCTGGTCCTGCTGATCATCGGGTTTATAACGTTCCTCACCGGGCGCCTGGACCTTACCGGTCTGGAAAATTATACGCACTTTCTCTTTATCGCGGCCCTTGCACTGCTCTTCGGCGTACTCTTTGTTATACCCATCGGAGGGGGGGACATGCCGGTGGTAATATCCCTGCTGAACTCCTACAGCGGCATGGCGGCCTGCGCCGCGGGTTTCGTAATCAACAACAATGTGCTGATCGTATCCGGCGCCCTGGTGGGCTCTTCCGGAATCATTCTGACAACCATAATGTGCAAGGCCATGAACCGATCCCTGACGAACGTCCTCTTTTCCGGTTTCGGCAGCGTCTCGACCTCCACACAGGGCGAAGGCTTCCAGGGAGAGGCCAAGGCTATAAGTGTTGACGACGCCTACTACGTACTGGAGGCGGCCAAGAATATCCTGATCGTTCCCGGTTACGGCATGGCGGTGGCCCAGGCCCAGCACGCCGTCCAGGAGCTCGCCACCCTGCTGGAAAAGAACGATGCGGAGGTAAACTTCGCCATTCACCCCGTGGCCGGCCGTATGCCGGGGCACATGAACGTCCTGCTTGCCGAGGCCAACGTTCCCTACGAGAAGCTCAAGGAGATGGACGACGTGAACCCACAGATCGAGAACGTGGACGTGGCGGTGGTTATCGGCGCCAACGACGTGGTCAATCCGGCAGCCAGGACCGTGGAATCGTCTCCCATATACGGCATGCCGGTCATCAACGTGGACAAGGCCCGGACGGTGATTGTGCTCAAACGCTCCCTGAATCCCGGCTTTGCCGGCATCGACAACCCCCTCTTCTTCAACGAGAACACCCGGATGCTCTTCGGCGATGCCAAAGCTACGGTGCAGGGGCTGGTGGCGGAGTTCAAGAATTAG
- a CDS encoding helix-turn-helix domain-containing protein, translated as MVFYILFFASGFMGGAALVLMRIRLRNRLLSYLLSIQALFLLGMALVMFIYYFQSMPGDHDEGVIGLLLFLATGTNTALWVLVLLLMRRMLPPPSLPRAPAILGQFFVSLVILKSAANMGMVFLAGSSGGGIIALTGVRGWNLAGHLLTALAMASFGLLAIRSVNAREPAVLRSLLKAYGLCTLVFAPAGFLESLIQSAGIDWLAAFSLDHLYYLAWNMVSMSAAMRLFRSVGEGSGIMEAVPPERVQALGLSPREAEIAVMIAHGLANKEIAHRLFISPATVRTHIYNLYQKAGARSRVELLNKLRS; from the coding sequence ATGGTCTTCTATATCCTCTTCTTTGCCTCCGGCTTCATGGGCGGCGCCGCTCTCGTTTTAATGCGCATCCGGCTGCGGAACAGGCTTCTGTCGTACCTGCTGTCCATTCAGGCTCTTTTTCTCCTGGGTATGGCCCTTGTCATGTTTATCTACTATTTCCAGAGCATGCCGGGGGATCATGACGAGGGAGTAATCGGGCTGCTTCTCTTCCTGGCTACGGGAACGAATACCGCCCTGTGGGTTCTCGTTCTCCTTCTGATGCGGCGGATGCTGCCTCCTCCATCCCTTCCCAGGGCCCCTGCCATTTTGGGGCAGTTCTTTGTTTCCCTTGTCATTCTCAAGAGCGCCGCAAACATGGGGATGGTTTTTCTGGCCGGCAGCAGCGGAGGGGGAATCATCGCCCTTACGGGTGTCCGGGGATGGAATCTGGCGGGCCACCTCCTGACGGCCCTGGCCATGGCTTCCTTCGGGCTCCTTGCGATCAGATCGGTAAATGCAAGGGAACCCGCAGTCCTTCGCTCCCTGCTTAAGGCCTACGGTCTGTGTACGCTTGTGTTTGCCCCCGCAGGCTTTCTCGAGTCCCTGATACAGTCTGCAGGAATCGACTGGCTGGCGGCTTTTTCCCTGGACCATCTCTACTATCTGGCCTGGAACATGGTCTCCATGAGTGCGGCGATGCGCCTGTTCAGGTCCGTCGGTGAAGGATCCGGGATTATGGAGGCCGTACCCCCGGAACGTGTCCAGGCCCTGGGACTCTCTCCCCGGGAGGCGGAGATAGCCGTCATGATTGCCCATGGACTGGCAAACAAGGAGATCGCCCACCGGCTCTTCATCTCTCCTGCCACTGTACGCACCCACATCTATAACCTCTATCAGAAAGCCGGCGCCAGGAGCCGGGTGGAACTCCTGAA
- a CDS encoding AMP-dependent synthetase/ligase, giving the protein MKRNTVPWQFLDDYRGSLFTGEWPTVPQLFTISTQRYPESPCFTVYEPDRVSLSYSEALERVRRIAGYLRQRGIAPGERVGVSGANSPEWAVAYLAVLYAGAVVVPIDYALSAAEIRGLLSSAGAKALFIDGEKYDAFIREDFSSLVCLNPGKDPYIYDLEADPLEKPLAVDDEELAAILYTSGTTGRPKGVMLTHRNLVADCLIAQANLNIYHSDVFYALLPIHHSYSMLAVFIESLSVGAETVFGKRMVVKQILHDLKAANVTMFLGVPMLFNRLLQGIMKGIRAKGPVVYGIIRGLMFLSGTIKVLFRVNPGKILFKSVLDKASLASIRICISGGGPLAPSVFRQYNQLGIDFVQGYGLTETSPIVALNPKEQYKVRSVGRILPGTEVKILDPDSEGRGEIAIKGPMVMRGYYQMPEETAEVFTDDGFFRTGDVGYLDRDNYLYLTGRAKNLIVTEGGKNVYPEELEDAFQLYNEIEQIMIRGFTLDKRTPGERIEALIYPNRDLFEEDLRDEDEGDHRIRARIEAIVAEVNTKLHSYQKIERVTVLDTPMEMTTTKKIRRHVVEKNS; this is encoded by the coding sequence ATGAAGCGCAACACGGTTCCCTGGCAGTTTCTTGACGATTATCGCGGTAGCCTGTTCACGGGCGAATGGCCGACGGTTCCCCAGCTTTTTACCATTTCGACCCAACGATACCCGGAAAGCCCCTGTTTTACCGTATACGAGCCCGATCGTGTCAGCCTCAGTTACAGCGAGGCCCTGGAGCGCGTCCGCCGGATTGCGGGATACCTTCGTCAGCGCGGAATTGCTCCCGGAGAAAGAGTGGGCGTAAGCGGCGCCAACAGTCCCGAGTGGGCGGTGGCCTACCTGGCGGTTCTCTATGCCGGTGCTGTTGTGGTGCCCATCGATTACGCCCTCTCCGCCGCTGAGATCCGGGGACTCCTCAGCTCCGCCGGTGCAAAGGCCCTTTTTATCGACGGGGAGAAGTATGATGCTTTTATCAGGGAGGATTTCTCAAGTCTGGTCTGCCTGAATCCCGGGAAGGATCCCTATATTTACGATCTTGAGGCTGATCCTCTGGAAAAACCTCTTGCTGTTGACGATGAGGAGCTGGCGGCCATTCTCTACACCTCCGGAACCACCGGCAGGCCGAAAGGGGTAATGCTGACCCACCGAAACCTGGTGGCGGACTGCCTGATCGCCCAGGCAAACCTGAATATCTATCATTCCGATGTTTTTTACGCCCTGCTTCCCATACACCACTCCTACAGCATGCTGGCGGTTTTTATCGAGAGTCTCTCGGTGGGAGCCGAGACGGTATTCGGCAAGCGTATGGTGGTCAAGCAGATCCTCCATGATCTGAAGGCCGCCAATGTGACCATGTTTCTGGGGGTTCCCATGCTTTTCAACCGGCTGCTCCAGGGGATAATGAAGGGAATCCGCGCAAAGGGGCCGGTGGTGTACGGTATTATCCGGGGACTGATGTTCCTCAGCGGAACAATCAAGGTCCTTTTCAGGGTCAACCCGGGGAAGATCCTTTTCAAATCTGTTCTGGACAAGGCCTCTCTGGCTTCCATCCGGATCTGTATCTCCGGCGGCGGCCCTCTGGCTCCTTCGGTATTCCGGCAGTACAATCAGCTGGGAATCGACTTTGTCCAGGGCTACGGATTGACGGAGACCTCTCCCATTGTGGCCCTGAACCCCAAAGAGCAGTACAAGGTCCGCAGTGTCGGACGGATTCTGCCCGGAACGGAGGTGAAGATCCTGGATCCCGATTCCGAAGGCAGGGGAGAGATCGCCATCAAGGGACCCATGGTGATGCGGGGCTATTACCAGATGCCGGAGGAGACCGCCGAGGTCTTTACCGACGACGGATTCTTCCGGACCGGCGACGTGGGCTACCTTGACCGGGACAATTACCTGTACCTGACGGGACGCGCCAAGAACCTGATCGTTACCGAGGGGGGCAAAAACGTCTATCCCGAGGAGCTGGAGGATGCCTTCCAGCTCTACAACGAGATCGAGCAGATCATGATCCGGGGCTTCACCCTGGACAAGCGTACCCCCGGCGAACGTATCGAAGCCCTGATCTACCCGAACCGGGATCTCTTTGAGGAGGACCTGCGGGATGAGGACGAGGGAGACCACCGCATCCGGGCTCGGATCGAGGCCATCGTTGCGGAGGTCAACACGAAGCTCCACAGCTACCAGAAGATAGAACGGGTGACCGTCCTGGATACACCCATGGAGATGACCACCACCAAAAAGATCCGGCGCCACGTGGTGGAAAAAAACAGCTGA
- a CDS encoding Re/Si-specific NAD(P)(+) transhydrogenase subunit alpha, whose protein sequence is MVIAVPKEQENWENRVALTPEGVKKLVGTKSARVLIEESAGAASGFSDREYSDAGAEITAERKALLKEADILLRMGKPPAAEIPEQKSGSFHISFLDPYNEQDLVQKIAKQKINAFSMEMIPRSTRAQKMDALSSQASLAGYAAVIEAAGEIKMAFPMMMTPAGTISPVRVFVIGAGVAGLQAIATAKRLGARVEAYDTRPVVEEQVVSLGAKFIKIDLGETGQTRDGYARELTQEQLEKQRELMQDRCIAADVVITTAKLFGRPAPLLIPRATVEAMRPGSVLVDLAVDTGGNVELSSPGEIVDHKGVKILGLRNFPGQVAKHASQMYSNNLVNLLLEFWKDGNPGPDFNPEDEIVQGALITRDGSIVHPGIRKIYGLEE, encoded by the coding sequence ATGGTCATTGCCGTACCAAAGGAGCAGGAAAACTGGGAAAACCGGGTTGCTTTGACCCCCGAGGGGGTAAAAAAACTGGTGGGGACAAAATCCGCCAGGGTGTTGATAGAAGAATCTGCGGGGGCGGCCTCGGGCTTCTCCGACCGGGAGTACAGCGATGCCGGAGCAGAAATTACAGCGGAGAGAAAGGCGCTTCTGAAGGAGGCGGACATTCTTCTCCGAATGGGCAAGCCTCCCGCCGCTGAAATCCCTGAGCAGAAAAGCGGCTCTTTTCACATCAGTTTTCTGGACCCCTACAACGAACAGGATCTGGTTCAGAAAATCGCGAAGCAAAAAATCAACGCCTTCAGCATGGAGATGATTCCCCGCAGTACCAGGGCCCAGAAGATGGACGCCCTGAGCTCCCAGGCAAGCCTTGCGGGCTACGCGGCGGTAATCGAGGCGGCCGGGGAAATAAAAATGGCTTTTCCCATGATGATGACCCCCGCAGGAACAATCTCTCCGGTACGGGTTTTCGTAATCGGCGCCGGGGTAGCCGGGCTTCAGGCCATTGCCACGGCAAAACGTCTGGGGGCCCGGGTAGAGGCCTACGACACCCGGCCGGTGGTGGAGGAACAGGTCGTGAGCCTGGGGGCAAAGTTCATCAAGATCGACCTGGGAGAGACGGGACAGACCAGGGACGGCTACGCCAGGGAACTGACACAGGAGCAGCTGGAAAAACAGCGGGAGCTGATGCAGGATCGCTGCATAGCCGCAGATGTGGTCATTACCACTGCCAAGCTCTTCGGACGTCCGGCTCCCCTGCTGATTCCCCGGGCCACAGTTGAAGCCATGCGACCCGGTTCCGTACTGGTGGACCTCGCCGTCGACACCGGAGGCAACGTGGAGCTCTCCAGCCCCGGTGAAATTGTCGACCACAAGGGGGTGAAGATCCTGGGCCTCCGGAATTTCCCCGGACAGGTTGCAAAGCACGCCAGCCAGATGTATTCCAACAACCTGGTCAACCTGCTCCTGGAGTTCTGGAAGGACGGCAATCCGGGTCCGGATTTCAACCCAGAAGATGAGATCGTACAGGGAGCCCTGATTACCCGGGACGGCAGCATCGTTCACCCCGGGATCCGCAAAATATACGGACTGGAGGAATAG
- a CDS encoding MarC family protein, with translation MSVFFSLWIKLFFVLTPFFGLTMFLSMTEGYDVHRRRRLALSVSGATAVVSLLLFFAGRQMFAVFGITLDAFRVGAGVLLMLSAISLVHGQAGSAAVPHDGDVAVVPLAIPIIVGPATIGTLLVMGAELDSFSAKLMGSLALLSAVACISAVLLSGSLIKRALGSRGIVILSKITGMILSALSAEMILTGIRNFLNGQP, from the coding sequence ATGTCCGTATTCTTCAGTCTCTGGATAAAATTGTTCTTTGTTTTGACGCCCTTCTTCGGTCTTACCATGTTTCTGAGCATGACCGAGGGCTATGACGTTCACCGCCGCCGCAGGCTGGCCCTCTCGGTCTCAGGGGCTACCGCCGTGGTGAGCCTGCTTCTCTTTTTTGCAGGGAGGCAGATGTTCGCGGTTTTCGGAATAACCCTGGATGCCTTCCGTGTCGGTGCCGGAGTGCTCCTGATGCTCTCTGCCATCAGTCTGGTTCACGGCCAGGCGGGGAGCGCCGCGGTGCCCCATGACGGGGACGTTGCGGTGGTTCCCCTGGCTATCCCCATAATTGTCGGACCAGCCACCATCGGTACCCTCCTGGTCATGGGAGCGGAACTCGACTCCTTCTCCGCAAAGCTGATGGGATCCCTGGCCCTGCTGTCGGCGGTAGCCTGCATATCCGCGGTTCTGCTATCCGGGTCTTTGATCAAACGAGCCCTGGGAAGCCGGGGAATCGTCATTCTGAGCAAGATTACCGGGATGATCCTCTCCGCCCTTTCGGCGGAGATGATCCTTACAGGAATCCGGAATTTTCTTAACGGGCAGCCCTAG
- a CDS encoding LuxR C-terminal-related transcriptional regulator, translating into MLILLLWAALLGGGCSAAPSFPRASEGVIDLRQWDFGRNGPVDLAGEWHIYWKQLLGPAGDGGEQPKPDGFFLMPGTWNQWPDSRNPVGGTGFATFTLDILLPPEMTRAGLWIPNASTAYKLWINGKEIAGCGTVGTSRESSEPEYRMRTVQFETDDNRASLLLQVSNFHHRRGGMWKPLQIGTVDQINSMLTIETMYDLLLFGSFLMMGIYNLFLFLRTPGGPGAALLLSAMFWVLALRVLLLGQMLITQFIPDIQWLVQLKIEYLTSHAVPILFIWALDRIYPGKLGRWFLLGMSGFVALNSLIMLATPVLFYSRLVLYFLMAVLAALLYAAIRFIAVVLKGDKGALIIVGAVMIFFLIVFGETIHYRELILSRDFTPFGFLITLILGPSFHSSSAYLVSTIATLLILFISTNLLVLKASPALLMLQNPSADSGTTEELIIRYGVTPREAELLELVARGYSNKEIAAELFISEGTVKNHLHHIMTKLKVRNRTELSLRVRTRDAQ; encoded by the coding sequence ATGCTGATCCTCCTCCTGTGGGCAGCACTCCTCGGCGGAGGCTGCAGTGCCGCACCTTCTTTTCCCCGGGCATCCGAAGGAGTCATTGATCTCAGGCAATGGGACTTCGGCCGAAACGGGCCGGTGGATCTTGCCGGGGAGTGGCACATATACTGGAAACAACTCCTGGGACCCGCCGGAGACGGAGGAGAACAGCCGAAGCCCGATGGATTCTTCCTCATGCCCGGAACCTGGAACCAATGGCCGGACAGCAGGAATCCGGTCGGGGGAACGGGTTTCGCCACCTTTACCCTGGATATTCTGTTGCCTCCGGAAATGACGAGGGCAGGATTGTGGATTCCCAATGCCTCAACCGCCTATAAGCTCTGGATAAACGGTAAAGAGATCGCAGGCTGCGGCACCGTAGGGACAAGCCGGGAAAGCTCCGAGCCGGAATACCGTATGCGAACAGTGCAATTCGAAACCGACGATAACCGTGCTTCCCTGTTGTTGCAGGTATCCAATTTCCATCACCGCCGCGGGGGCATGTGGAAGCCTCTTCAAATCGGTACGGTGGATCAGATCAATTCTATGCTTACCATCGAAACCATGTACGATCTGCTGCTCTTCGGCAGCTTCCTGATGATGGGTATCTACAATCTTTTTCTCTTTCTCAGAACACCCGGCGGACCCGGAGCGGCACTGTTATTGAGCGCGATGTTCTGGGTACTGGCCTTGCGGGTACTCTTGCTTGGCCAAATGCTGATAACCCAGTTTATTCCGGATATTCAGTGGCTTGTTCAGTTAAAAATCGAGTACCTGACAAGCCACGCTGTCCCGATACTCTTTATCTGGGCTCTTGATCGAATCTACCCGGGAAAGCTGGGACGCTGGTTCCTTCTGGGCATGAGCGGATTTGTCGCCCTCAATTCGCTGATTATGCTCGCAACACCGGTACTGTTCTACTCCCGCCTTGTGCTCTATTTCCTCATGGCTGTGCTTGCAGCGCTCCTCTATGCAGCGATCCGTTTCATTGCTGTTGTTCTAAAGGGCGACAAGGGTGCCTTGATCATTGTCGGTGCCGTGATGATATTCTTTCTGATTGTTTTCGGTGAAACGATCCATTACCGCGAACTTATTCTTTCAAGAGACTTTACTCCCTTCGGATTCCTGATCACCCTGATCCTCGGGCCCTCATTCCACAGTTCTTCGGCCTATCTGGTTTCTACCATTGCAACCCTGCTGATACTCTTTATTTCCACCAACCTTCTGGTACTCAAGGCCTCTCCGGCACTTCTGATGCTGCAAAACCCTTCAGCCGATTCCGGTACTACGGAGGAGCTCATCATCCGGTATGGTGTTACACCCAGGGAAGCGGAACTCCTTGAGCTGGTAGCCAGGGGATACAGCAATAAAGAGATCGCGGCGGAACTGTTTATCAGCGAAGGGACTGTCAAGAACCATCTTCACCATATTATGACCAAGCTCAAGGTAAGAAATCGTACCGAACTTTCGCTGCGGGTAAGAACCCGCGACGCCCAATGA
- a CDS encoding ROK family protein gives MSKPLLAGIEAGGTKFVCAVGYSPVEILRETRFPTTTPEETMMRAYEFFSGCEKDLGPIASLGIGSFGPVDLDLSSDTFGNITSTPKILWADTDIVGFFTNRMNVPVGFDTDTNAAALGEGLYGAGRGCDTFLYLTIGTGIGGGVVVDNKALHGLVHPEVGHIRVAPRRDDPFPGTCPFHGSCLEGMAAGPAIEARWGRPGIELPEDHPAWDLEAWYLAQGLASMVLMLSPQRIIMGGGVMHQPQIFPAIRRYLKEFLNGYVDRPEITEEQEEYIVFPERENRAGITGALLLAEDAASVQ, from the coding sequence ATGTCCAAACCGCTGCTTGCCGGAATCGAAGCCGGGGGTACAAAATTTGTCTGCGCTGTCGGCTACTCACCGGTGGAAATACTCAGGGAAACCCGTTTCCCCACGACAACACCGGAAGAGACCATGATGCGGGCGTATGAGTTCTTTAGCGGATGCGAAAAGGATCTGGGGCCCATTGCATCCCTGGGTATCGGCTCCTTCGGTCCGGTGGATCTGGATCTTTCTTCAGATACCTTCGGGAATATTACCTCGACGCCTAAGATACTGTGGGCCGATACCGATATTGTCGGATTCTTTACAAACAGAATGAATGTGCCCGTCGGTTTCGACACGGATACAAACGCCGCAGCCCTGGGAGAAGGGCTCTATGGTGCCGGACGGGGCTGCGATACCTTTTTATACCTGACCATCGGGACCGGTATCGGCGGCGGGGTCGTGGTCGACAACAAAGCACTGCACGGTCTTGTTCACCCCGAGGTCGGCCATATCCGGGTGGCTCCCCGCCGGGACGATCCCTTTCCCGGAACCTGTCCCTTCCACGGAAGCTGTCTCGAGGGCATGGCTGCCGGACCTGCGATCGAGGCGCGCTGGGGAAGACCGGGGATTGAACTGCCGGAGGATCATCCCGCCTGGGACCTGGAAGCCTGGTATCTCGCTCAGGGCCTGGCCTCCATGGTTCTGATGCTGAGTCCCCAACGCATCATTATGGGGGGCGGGGTAATGCACCAGCCCCAGATATTTCCTGCCATACGGCGATACCTGAAGGAGTTTCTCAACGGCTATGTGGACAGGCCCGAGATTACCGAAGAGCAGGAAGAGTATATTGTGTTTCCTGAGCGGGAGAACCGGGCGGGAATCACGGGGGCCCTGCTTCTGGCGGAGGATGCCGCATCTGTTCAATGA
- a CDS encoding PhzF family phenazine biosynthesis protein translates to MRIDFFHVDAFTSKLFGGNPAAVCILEDWPSEEIMLRVAGEFFLPETAFCVREAGTWRIRWFTPEIEMDLCGHATLAAAFVIRNFADSSIESLVFSSRSGELPIRFRDDRIVLDFPSRPPRFCEFPETIARAVNIQPREVLKARDYILVYPSEGEVRNIRFDRNILDEINLDPGGISVTARAEEGSAADFVSRFFTPRASIFEDPVTGSAHSTLVPYWSGVLGKEDLLAFQVSRRGGELFCRDQGERVSLAGKAILFCRGSIAI, encoded by the coding sequence ATGCGTATCGATTTTTTTCATGTGGATGCCTTTACCTCAAAGCTCTTCGGTGGAAACCCGGCGGCGGTCTGCATTCTTGAGGACTGGCCGTCGGAGGAGATCATGCTGCGTGTGGCGGGGGAGTTTTTTCTGCCGGAAACCGCCTTCTGCGTCAGGGAAGCAGGTACCTGGCGTATCCGCTGGTTTACCCCGGAGATCGAGATGGATCTCTGCGGTCACGCGACCCTGGCGGCGGCCTTTGTTATCAGGAACTTCGCAGATTCTTCCATCGAGTCCCTGGTCTTTTCATCCCGCAGCGGAGAGCTTCCGATACGCTTCCGGGACGATCGTATCGTACTGGACTTTCCCTCCCGGCCTCCCCGCTTCTGTGAATTCCCGGAGACGATCGCCCGGGCTGTGAACATTCAGCCCCGGGAGGTCCTGAAGGCCCGGGATTATATTCTCGTCTATCCATCGGAAGGGGAGGTCAGGAATATCCGCTTTGACAGGAACATTCTCGATGAAATCAATCTTGACCCCGGAGGTATTTCCGTCACCGCCAGAGCGGAAGAAGGAAGCGCCGCGGATTTCGTCTCCCGTTTTTTTACTCCCCGGGCCTCGATTTTTGAAGACCCGGTAACCGGGTCGGCCCATTCCACCCTTGTTCCCTACTGGAGCGGAGTTTTGGGAAAGGAGGATCTGCTTGCCTTTCAGGTTTCCCGGCGGGGCGGGGAACTCTTCTGCAGGGATCAGGGAGAAAGGGTCTCCCTGGCAGGAAAGGCCATCCTCTTCTGCCGGGGATCTATAGCCATTTAG